The stretch of DNA GGGCCTGGCATAAGAGGTCGACCGGCCCCGCCACCCGATCCGGATCATGCACCGCCATGAGCCGGAATGATGGCAGTTACAGCCGCGTCGGGTTCTTGGGCTCAGGAAATCGGGACGCCGCCGGTCACGGCTACGACGTTGCCCGACATATAGCTGCCTTCCGCCGAGGCGAGCAGTACATAGGCGGGGGCGAGTTCACCCGGCTGTCCGGCGCGGCCGATCGGCGTGTCCTGACCCAGTGTCTCGAGTTCCTCCGGCGACTTGGCGATCGGCTGGATCGGCGTCCAGATTGGGCCGGGCGCCACCGCGTTCACGCGAATGCCGTCGCTGGATAGGAGGTTCGACAGGCCCACAGTCAGGCTCGAGATAGCGCCCTTGGTCGCCGCATAGACGATCATGGACTTACCGGCGACCTTGGCCTGTTCGCTGGTCGTGTTGATGATCGCCGAGCCCGGCTTCATGTGCGGTACCGCTGCCTTGGCCAAACGGATCATGGCAAAGACGTTGGCAGAGAAAGCGGCCTGCATCTCGTCGTCGTCGATGCTGTCCAGCCCCTCGTTCATGGTCTGCGCGGCGGCATTGTTGACAAGGACGTCGATGCCGCCGAGGTCCGCGACGGTACGCTCGACAAGGGCTGCGCAGTGATCCCGGTCGCGCAGATCGCCCGGCAGCAAGATGCATCGCTGTCCTGCCTTCTCGACCCAGGTCCGCGTCTCCTCGGCGTCGGCCTGCTCGTCCGCGAGGTAGGAGATAGCAACGTCTGCCCCCTCACGGGCATAGGCGATCGCCACTGCCCGACCGATACCGGAATCTCCGCCGGTTATGAGCGCGACCTTGCCCTTGAGCAGGCCCTTGCCGACATAGCTCTCCTCGCCATGATCGGGCTTGGTTCGCATCTTGGTCGTTAAGCCGGGGCTTGGCTGCTGCGGCTCGTCAGGGAAACGGGTCGGCTGGCTGGTGCGCGGATCGTCCGTCATATCGGTTCCTGCTGGTGGGATCAGCAGCAAACGGTTCAGAAGGAATAACGTGCCGGGCAGACGCCATCATGAACGGGAAACAGGCCGCCTAAGTGCGACGGCGACGGAGTGTCGGATGGTGGAAGGCGGGGAAGGGCGACGTAAAAAGGGCATCCGGGTCGCCCCGAATGCCCTCGTTATACAAGCCGCTTGGGAGCAACCTGCGTGCGGTTTTACGCGCTCAGTATCTTAGATGCCGTTCGAAAGATTGGTATCCGGGTCATTGGTGCGCATGTCGTCGGCCTGGTTCTGGCCGGTCGCGCGCACTGCATCGGCCTTGTTCTCAAGGCTTGCTTCCGCTGCAGCATTGTCAGTGGTGTCGGCAGCATCCTCGAGGTTGTCGGCAACCGCTTCGGTGTTCGACTCGATGGTATCAGCGGCGTTCTCACGCGGGCTGGTGTTGCAGGCTGCGAGCGAGAGCAGGCCGGTAACGACGGCGACAGCAAAAATCTTCTTCATGATCTACCCTTTTTGTGGTGCCATACGGATACACAAGGCGCGTCCGAAATCAACGCCGATCTGACTAGTGGGGTATGGCTGCCTGCCGCCGCGCATGTCGGTCCGGGTCACCGCACCCACCCGCGGGGTGCGCATGGTCTAAGATGCTGCGGTGGCTCATCTGCAAATACCTTGGCCCGTGATGAGCATCACCGTACATCGCTGCGACGCCACGCGGCCATTAAATTGAAGCTACCAATACGGGGCAAGCTAGCGGCGACAGGAGCGATGAATGATCGGCGATCCCAAAGCATTGGCCGTTATCGCCGTTGCGCTTTTGATGGCGACGCTCGTCACGTGGGTCGCAGCTCGCCTTGTCGGGCGGCGGCTGGCGAAGCGGAACCTGTTCCTGGCGCGCTCCGTCACGGTCCTAGCCGCGCCCGCGATTGCGCTCGCGTACGGGATCGTCGTGTTCCGGGTCGACTCCGCTGCGCATCCGGAGTCGGACTGGCCACCGATGGCGCTCACGGGTGCAATCATGATCGCGATGACGATGCTGCTCGCGACTGTTCCCACGGCTCGGCTTTTACTGAAAAGCCGGACGGTGGCGGTTGGCGGCGACACCGCTGGCCGCTTGGCGTTGCCGGGTGAAGCGGCAGGGGGACGCAGCACGACGGCGATGCCGCTGAACATCAGCATGACGCGGGACAGCGTCTGTCTGGCGGACGATGTCGATGCGCCGCACGAGAAGACACTCGTCATGACGGCCGTCGATGCGCTCGCCGACGTCGCCGCCAAGGTTGCGGCGTCAAGCTATCTGCCGATGCCGAGCGACGCCTGGGGCTGGACGATAGAGGCGGGTGATGCCGTGGTGGTAATCCGTCCGGGTTTTTTGCGCCGTCGCGTAGCCACACTGCAAGGGGATCCTGCAGCCGTCCTGGCAAGCGACCATCCGGCGTTGGAAGCGCTCTACGTCCGTCCGGGCTCGCGGTGGCGAGACGCAGCGGCGACCCCGTTACAACCCGGACCAGTCAGGGGCGGTCAGCGCGAGGCTGAGTAGAGCGGTTTTCTCGCTCCTCGTCGGCATAGTGGCGTTCACCACTGCCTTCCAGCCGAGCAAACCCAAACGGCATTTTCAGTCGGCTTGCATTACCTGAGGTATTAAAGACCGCTACACGCTTCAATCCCGCCGAGACCACCGGCCGCAGCATGCGCCGATCGCCAGCAACAGCGCGCTTGCGGGCATGATCACTAGCAGGGCGAGCGTAAGCCCGAAGCCGTACCAGTAGCAATGCTCGCCACCCGACCCGGCCGCGCAGCCTGTGGCGAGGCCTTCAAGCACCAGCAGGAGCGGAGCGAGAAGAACCAGCAGCAGCATGGCCGCGTGTCGCCGCCATGATCGCTCGCGCCGTTCGAGCCACCACGAGATCGTGACGAGCAGCATCGCCGAAACCGGCCACCACGTCACTAGCAACGTGAAGATCGCGACAAACATGGCCCGTCGGTTAGCCCATCAAAATACCGCGGACAACCTTGCCGCGGAGGGGCCGAGGTCGGCGCTGGACCGGGTCGCCGATACCCCAAGATCCGCCGTCCGAGCGGATACCAGGCTGTGCGACCTTGCCGCGCGCGGCGGCGGCGTGCGGACATTCGGTTATGATGTGCGGGATAGCTCGAGCCTTCTCCTGGCGGAGCCGATCGCTTGCTGCTGATCTCGTCGCGCGCCGGCCTTCCGACACCGATCGCCGACATACTCGCGGACGACGCTCGCCGATGGGGTGAAGGGCAGGCGAGGCTCACGCTCGTGCTTCAAGCGCGGGAGTCGGGATTGCCCTTGGTCGACACGCGTGCGGGATTGCCGACGACCGTCGTTCCTGCCGCGACATCGCGGGTGACGACGCTGCCTGCGCCGATGATGGCATCGTCGCCGATCGTCACGCCGGGCAGGATCAGCGCGCCGGCGCCGATCCAGACGTTGCCGCCGATCCCGACCGGGCGACCGAACTCCAACGCCTTCGCTCTGACGGCTGGATCGCGAGGGTGATCCGCCGTCAAGATCTGGACACCCGGTCCGATCTGCGTCCCCGCGCCGATCCGGACCGATACGACATCCAGCACGATGCATCCGAAATTGAGAAAGACGCCGTCTTCCAGGTGGATGTTGTAGCCGTAATCGCAGTGGAACGGCGATCGCACAGTGGCGCCGTTGCCGACATGACCCAGCGCGTCGCCCAGCATGGCATGCCGCTCTGACGCAGGCGCAGCGGACGCGGCGTTGTAGCGGGCGAGCCAGGCAGAGGCCACGGCGGCGTCGGCCGCGAGTTGAGGATCGTCCGCGGTGTACAGGTCGCCGCGCAACATCTTCTGCTTCTCGGTCGCCATGCTCAGCTCAGATCGTGAAGGTCTTTGCCGAGCGGGGCGGTGATCTGGAAATCGGAGAACCGGATCTTCAGGCCGCTGCGCTCGGGCGTACAGGCCATCGGACCCACCTGATACGAAGTGGCAATGGGGAACGGCGCGAGGCGAACCAGCGGCCAGGTCTTTCCGTCAGCCGAGACCTGAAGTCGCAGCACGCCCTTGGCGACCGTGGCGCGCATCCAGAAATCCTGCGCCGGATGTTCATAAGGCCCGGTTGCCCAATCGGACTTGTCATCGGTCAGTACGCTGCTCAGCATCGCGCGTCCGTCGGACAATTCGATCCCCGCCTTGACCCAATGGCGTTCGTCGACCCGCACCATGATTCCTGCCTGGTCGTAGAGCTTTTCATATTGGCCGCGGATGCGGACCTGCGCGGTGAAGGCGTCGGGCGCGGTGAAGCCGAGGAAATGACCGCTGTCTCGGGTGAAGCCATAATGCGTTTCCCGCCAGAAGTCGGTTCCCTGGTCAGTGACGATCGACAGGTCGCCGCTCGGATCGACCGTCCAGGTCTTCGGCGCGTTCAGCCATCGCCCGTCGCGGCGGCCCAATATCCGCGTGCCGGTGGCCGCTTCGAGCGGCGTGGCCGTCACTGCCGGGATGGCCAATGCGGCAGCGCCGCCCAGAACCGTACGACGCGACATATCCAGGGTCTTCACAAGCAATGCCTTTCGCTACGATCGCAATATGTGTACATCTGTACATAAGTGCTGGAAAGGCAAAAATTGACTGTAGAACCCCGTCGGCGGAATGATCCGGCGCGCCGACAGCGGATCGTCGACGCGACGTTGATCGTCATCGAACGTCACGGCGTGGCCGGGACCACGCATCGTCGGATCGCCGAGGCAGCCGCGGTGCCGCTGGGATCCGTCACCTATTATTTCGTAACGCTCGAGGACCTGCTGACGACCGCGTTCCTGCAACTGGCGACGACCTCGTCCGGCGCGTTCGCGGCAAGACTGGATGCCGCGACCACGCGCTGCGAAGCAATCGAAGGCGTCATCGATATCATCGCCGGGTCGGTCTGGGCGGATCCGCGCACGCTGTTGCTGAGCTATGAGCTATACGCCTACGCGGCGCGCCATCCCGACGTCACGACGGTCATGCAGCACTGGATGGACAATAGCCGTGCGGCGCTCGGCCGGTTCTTCGATCCGGTCACGGCGCGGGCGCTGGATGCGCTCGTCGAGGGGATCGGCATCCACAATTCGATCGACACCGCACCGCTCGACCGGGATGCGATCCGTGTGATCATCGACCGGATTACCGGGGACGCGTGACGGAACGGGTTTTGCCGCTGAGTATAGCTGCGGACAAAGCTTGTGGCAGCCAGCGCTTGATACGCGACGCGAGGCGCAGACCGCGGCTCCCGGTTTAGTACTGCAGCGCCAGTCATAGGTATCTGACAGGCGCCACGGCGTTCCATGCGTCAGGCTTCGACGGTGGCGGTCAACGGTGGTGTCTGCTGGTGTTGGACGACCAGCCAATCGTCGTGTCCTCGCATCCGCAAGGTCGAGGTGCAGTGCGCCTCGTACTTTTCTTCTCCCTTCGCACACCGGGCTGTGTACGCGACGACGATCAGGCCCTCTTGCGGGCGTGACACTCGGCGGTCCGACAACTCGACCTTATCCCAATCGGGCGTAACCTTGACCGCATCCTTCGCGTCCTGGCCTTGGAAGACATAGGGCGGACGGGGCAGGACCATGACGATCTCCTCGTCGATCCGGTCCTGGTAATGCTCGTCGCTGGCATCCCATAGGCTGCTCTCGAATTCCCACACGCGCTGGTCGTCCATGCCGTCTCTCCTTCGTCGCTACAGCGCGAGAGGACAGGATAGGGTTCCGATATCTCGGCACCATCGTGTTGATATTCGTCGGCGTTTAAAGTCGCAG from Sphingomonas sp. HMP9 encodes:
- a CDS encoding SDR family oxidoreductase, whose translation is MTDDPRTSQPTRFPDEPQQPSPGLTTKMRTKPDHGEESYVGKGLLKGKVALITGGDSGIGRAVAIAYAREGADVAISYLADEQADAEETRTWVEKAGQRCILLPGDLRDRDHCAALVERTVADLGGIDVLVNNAAAQTMNEGLDSIDDDEMQAAFSANVFAMIRLAKAAVPHMKPGSAIINTTSEQAKVAGKSMIVYAATKGAISSLTVGLSNLLSSDGIRVNAVAPGPIWTPIQPIAKSPEELETLGQDTPIGRAGQPGELAPAYVLLASAEGSYMSGNVVAVTGGVPIS
- a CDS encoding sugar O-acetyltransferase, with the translated sequence MSMATEKQKMLRGDLYTADDPQLAADAAVASAWLARYNAASAAPASERHAMLGDALGHVGNGATVRSPFHCDYGYNIHLEDGVFLNFGCIVLDVVSVRIGAGTQIGPGVQILTADHPRDPAVRAKALEFGRPVGIGGNVWIGAGALILPGVTIGDDAIIGAGSVVTRDVAAGTTVVGNPARVSTKGNPDSRA
- a CDS encoding DUF1349 domain-containing protein, with amino-acid sequence MKTLDMSRRTVLGGAAALAIPAVTATPLEAATGTRILGRRDGRWLNAPKTWTVDPSGDLSIVTDQGTDFWRETHYGFTRDSGHFLGFTAPDAFTAQVRIRGQYEKLYDQAGIMVRVDERHWVKAGIELSDGRAMLSSVLTDDKSDWATGPYEHPAQDFWMRATVAKGVLRLQVSADGKTWPLVRLAPFPIATSYQVGPMACTPERSGLKIRFSDFQITAPLGKDLHDLS
- a CDS encoding TetR/AcrR family transcriptional regulator, whose protein sequence is MTVEPRRRNDPARRQRIVDATLIVIERHGVAGTTHRRIAEAAAVPLGSVTYYFVTLEDLLTTAFLQLATTSSGAFAARLDAATTRCEAIEGVIDIIAGSVWADPRTLLLSYELYAYAARHPDVTTVMQHWMDNSRAALGRFFDPVTARALDALVEGIGIHNSIDTAPLDRDAIRVIIDRITGDA
- a CDS encoding DUF4440 domain-containing protein, with translation MDDQRVWEFESSLWDASDEHYQDRIDEEIVMVLPRPPYVFQGQDAKDAVKVTPDWDKVELSDRRVSRPQEGLIVVAYTARCAKGEEKYEAHCTSTLRMRGHDDWLVVQHQQTPPLTATVEA